The proteins below come from a single Crossiella sp. CA-258035 genomic window:
- a CDS encoding MaoC family dehydratase, whose translation MIATGVELPELAIEVTPTFIISTAIATRDYQDVHHDRDAAIRRGSPDIFLNILTTTGLVQRFVTDWGGPGVWVRGVHIRLGVPCYAYDTLTFRGRVREGFGDNGFVVSVVGSCKLGDHVTGTVRIELGGTP comes from the coding sequence ATGATCGCCACCGGTGTGGAGCTGCCCGAGCTGGCCATCGAGGTCACCCCGACGTTCATCATCAGCACCGCCATCGCCACCCGCGACTACCAGGACGTGCACCACGACCGGGACGCGGCGATCCGGCGCGGCTCCCCGGACATCTTCCTCAACATCCTCACCACCACCGGGCTGGTGCAGCGGTTCGTCACCGACTGGGGCGGGCCGGGGGTGTGGGTGCGCGGGGTGCACATCCGGCTGGGCGTGCCCTGCTACGCCTACGACACGCTCACCTTCCGCGGCCGGGTGCGGGAGGGCTTCGGCGACAACGGGTTCGTGGTGTCGGTGGTCGGCAGCTGCAAGCTCGGTGACCACGTCACCGGCACGGTCCGCATCGAGCTGGGAGGCACGCCATGA
- a CDS encoding lipid-transfer protein, whose amino-acid sequence MSPLSGAAAIAGIGATEFSKDSGRSELRLAVESIQAALADAGLDVSDVDGLVTFTMDGNAEIAVARELGLSELRFFSRINYGGGAACATVQQAAMAVATGIAEVVVVYRAFNERSGTRFGLAHAAAAQQPNTNGVDNSWHYPMGLATPAAMVAMFARRYLHEYGASTEDFGRVAVAMRRHAATNPNAWFHRRPITLADHQDSRWIAEPLRLLDCCQESDGGVALVVTSATRARDLRQRPAVISAAAQGSGPDQFVMTSYYRDGLAGLPEMRVVGEQLWRQAGIGPADVQVAVLYDHFTPFVLVQLEELGFCEPGEARHFLADGGIEIDGRLPVNPHGGQLGEAYLHGMNGITEAVRQLRGTAANQVSTVDNVLVTAGTGVPTSALVLTG is encoded by the coding sequence ATGAGCCCGCTGTCCGGGGCCGCGGCCATCGCCGGGATCGGGGCCACCGAGTTCTCCAAGGACTCCGGCCGCAGCGAGCTGCGCCTGGCCGTGGAGTCGATCCAGGCCGCGCTCGCCGACGCCGGACTGGATGTGTCCGATGTGGACGGTCTGGTGACCTTCACCATGGACGGCAACGCCGAGATCGCGGTGGCCAGGGAGCTGGGCCTGTCCGAGCTGAGGTTCTTCAGTCGGATCAACTACGGCGGCGGCGCGGCCTGCGCCACCGTGCAGCAGGCCGCGATGGCGGTGGCCACCGGGATCGCCGAGGTCGTGGTGGTGTACCGGGCCTTCAACGAGCGCTCAGGCACCCGGTTCGGGCTGGCGCACGCCGCGGCCGCGCAACAACCCAACACCAACGGCGTGGACAACAGCTGGCACTACCCGATGGGCCTGGCCACCCCGGCCGCGATGGTCGCCATGTTCGCCCGCCGCTACCTGCACGAGTACGGCGCGAGCACCGAGGACTTCGGCCGGGTCGCGGTCGCCATGCGCAGGCACGCCGCGACCAACCCGAACGCCTGGTTCCACCGGCGGCCGATCACCCTGGCCGACCACCAGGACTCCCGGTGGATCGCCGAACCGTTGCGGCTGCTGGACTGCTGCCAGGAAAGCGACGGTGGCGTGGCACTGGTGGTCACCAGCGCCACGCGGGCGCGAGACCTGCGGCAGCGGCCCGCGGTGATCAGCGCCGCGGCCCAGGGCAGCGGGCCGGACCAGTTCGTGATGACCAGCTACTACCGGGACGGGCTGGCCGGGCTGCCGGAGATGCGGGTGGTCGGCGAACAGCTGTGGCGGCAGGCCGGGATCGGACCGGCCGATGTCCAGGTCGCGGTGCTCTACGACCACTTCACCCCGTTCGTGCTCGTCCAGCTGGAGGAGCTCGGGTTCTGCGAACCCGGTGAGGCGCGGCACTTCCTGGCCGACGGCGGCATCGAGATCGACGGGCGGCTGCCGGTCAACCCGCACGGTGGACAGCTCGGCGAGGCCTACCTGCACGGCATGAACGGGATCACCGAGGCGGTCCGGCAGCTGCGCGGCACCGCGGCCAACCAGGTGTCCACAGTGGACAACGTGCTGGTCACCGCGGGCACCGGGGTGCCGACCAGCGCGCTGGTGCTCACCGGCTGA
- a CDS encoding bifunctional MaoC family dehydratase N-terminal/OB-fold nucleic acid binding domain-containing protein: MTSTVDSEEAVRAAAERIAATGVSGLRFGRDPVNEPMIRSWTEALGDTDPRYPELAPPAMAQVWTMMGLHGERDPADPFGQILEVLDEAGYPSIVATNCEQTYHRYLKPGETLAVTTRLDQVTGPKRTALGEGWFVTVHNTWYSGAEAVAEMLFRVYKYRPAPPPSPAGIPPLVSRDTEFFWAGTALGELRIQRCGACGELRHPPGPMCPRCHELRPEHVVVSGLGTVYSFVVHHHPAVPGHTGPFVIALVELAEGPRMVSELLDVEPSEVHIGQSVRVEFQRRGEFSIPAWRAVRA; encoded by the coding sequence ATGACGTCCACTGTGGACAGCGAAGAAGCGGTGCGGGCGGCGGCCGAGCGGATCGCCGCCACCGGGGTGAGCGGGCTGCGCTTCGGCCGGGACCCGGTGAACGAGCCGATGATCCGGAGCTGGACCGAGGCCCTCGGCGACACCGACCCGCGCTACCCCGAACTGGCGCCACCGGCGATGGCACAGGTGTGGACCATGATGGGACTGCACGGGGAACGGGACCCGGCCGACCCGTTCGGGCAGATCCTGGAGGTGCTGGACGAGGCGGGCTATCCGTCGATCGTGGCCACCAACTGCGAGCAGACCTACCACCGCTACCTCAAGCCGGGCGAGACCCTGGCTGTCACCACCCGCCTTGATCAGGTCACTGGGCCGAAGCGGACCGCGCTCGGTGAGGGCTGGTTCGTCACCGTGCACAACACCTGGTACTCCGGGGCCGAAGCGGTCGCCGAGATGCTGTTCCGGGTCTACAAGTACCGGCCCGCACCGCCACCGTCACCGGCCGGAATCCCGCCGCTGGTCAGCAGGGACACCGAGTTCTTCTGGGCGGGCACCGCCCTCGGCGAGCTGCGGATCCAGCGGTGCGGGGCCTGTGGTGAGCTGCGGCACCCACCGGGGCCGATGTGCCCGCGCTGCCACGAGCTCCGGCCCGAGCACGTGGTGGTGAGCGGGCTCGGCACGGTGTACAGCTTCGTCGTGCACCACCACCCCGCGGTTCCCGGGCACACCGGGCCGTTCGTCATCGCGCTGGTGGAACTGGCCGAGGGACCGCGGATGGTCAGCGAGCTGCTGGATGTCGAACCCAGCGAAGTCCACATCGGACAGTCGGTCCGGGTGGAGTTCCAACGGCGGGGCGAGTTCAGCATCCCGGCCTGGCGGGCGGTGCGGGCATGA